In the Streptomyces sp. SJL17-4 genome, TCCGAGAGGTTGGAACACCATGCCGGACCCCGCCGCGCGCGATGCCGCCGAAGAGTCGTCGGCCTTCTCGCACCCGGCCGTCCCCCCGGACGTCTCCGCCGCGTACGGCGACCACCCGGACCAGGTGATCGACTTCTACGCCCCGCGCGGCGGACGGACCCGGGCGCCGCTCGTCGTCGCCCTGCACGGCGGGGCGTGGCGGGCACCGTACGACCGGCAGCACCTGACCCCGTTCGTGGACTTCCTGGCCCGGCGCGGCTTCGCCGTGGCGAACGTCGAGTACCGGCGCGGCAGCGGCATCCCCCGGCAGGGTGGTGCCACCCCGGTCGCCGGGCGCTGGCCCGAGACCTTCGACGACGTGGCGGCCGCGCTCGACGCCCTGCCCGAACTCGCCGCCGTCCACCTGCCGCAGGCCGACACCGGCCGGATCGTGCTCACCGGCCACTCGGCGGGCGGCCAGCTCGCCCTCTGGGCCGCCGCCCGGCACGTGCTGCCCGTCGGCTCCCCGTGGCGGCTGCCCGCCCCGCCCGCGCTGCGCGGGGTCGTCGCCCTCGCCCCGATCGCCCACTTCGGCCGGTCGGTCGAGCTGGGGGTGTGCGGCGGCGCGGTCACCGAACTGCTCGGCGGCCCGTCCTCGTACGAGGAGCGGGCGGCCCACACCGACCCCTCGGTACTGCTGCCGACCGGGATCGCGACCACCGTCGTCCAGGGCCGTACGGACGTCGACGTGCCGTACACCGTCGCCGACGCCTACGCCGAGGCGGCAGCGAAGGCGGGCGAGACGGTCGGCGTGACGCTCCTGGAGGAGGTCGGTCACTTCCCGCTGATCGACCCGGCGGCGGACGCGTGCGCGGTGGTGGCGGAGGAGATCGCCCAGCTGGCCTGGTGACGAGCCGGGTGACGACCTGACGTTCGTTTCCCGTACAACCACTTGATCCGGTCGCGAGTCTGATCGGGCACGGCACGTCCGTGCCCGCTCTTCTCGTGGGGGTTCACCTTGCAGTTCCGCTCCACCGGTACCCGTTCCACCCGTCTCGCCGCCGCCGTCACGGCGGTCCTCGCCGTCACGGCCCTCGGTGCCGGCACCCTGGCCACCGCGCCGACCGCCTTCGCGGCCACCCCGGCCGCCGTGACGGCCCCGGCCGCCCAGGACGACGCCGTCCTCCCCGTCTACCCGGAGGGCATGGACCTGGGGGGCCTGGGCACCTCCGGCTTCCTCGCCCACTCCCTCGGCCACGACGGCTCCCGGAAGCTGCTGTGGACGCCGTACGACGGCGGCGCCGCGACCTCGCTCCAGGTGCCCGAGGACGGCGGCTGGACCATGGGAGCCGGCGACGTGGTCGTCCTCGGCGACGACAACTGGTCCGCCCAGATGCGTTCGATCACCCTGCGGAACATGGCCACCCCCTCCGCCCCGGGCGTCGACATCGACCTCGGCGCGCTCGACGGCAACTACGTGGCCGTCCTCAGCCCGACGAGCGTGCTCGCGCAGCTGACGAACGCGGTCGGCCAGGCCGAACTGCACGTCGTGACCAAGGACGGCACCACGACGACCCACCGCAAGATCTCGGGCCTGCCCGCGAACGCCACCGACTACTTCGGCTCGAACGCCCACGACGGCTCCGTCCTCGTCGGGTACGAGACCGGCCCGGAGTTCGAACGGACCGGTGGCCGGGCCCTGATCGACGTGGCGGCCGGCACGGCCACCACGACGTACGCCTCCCCCGAGTCCGGATACGGTTTCGGCGGCCTGGAGTTCTCCGCCTCCCACGTGACCTGGTTCGCCAACGAGGCCGGCACCGGTGACTACATCGCGTCCGTCGACCGCGCGACCGGGGAGGAGAAGCGGACCGTCCTGGGCGCCCACGACGGCGAGTGGTACTCCACGCTCGTCGGCGACTGGCTGGTGTACGGCAACCCCACGACGCCCGTCCGGGCCGTCTCCCTCGCCACCGGCGAGGTCCGGCAGCTCATGGACTCCGGTTCGACCGCGGGCAGCCCCGGCGACGGCACCGCAGTGGTGCACGGCGCGACGGCCGCCGACGGCAAGGGGCTGTTCCGGATCGAGCTCGCGGAGGACGGCACCCCGAAGGCCACCAAGGTGGCCGACGAGGCCCCGCTGGTCGACCTGAAGATCGAGCAGGTCCACGTCCCCGACCGGGTGAACCTCGACCAGACCGGCGGCGAGGTGACGCTGGGGTGGACCCTGTCGCACCGCGAGGCCTACGTGGACGTCACGCTGACGCACATGGTCACGGAGAAGGAGTACCGCACCCGCGTGTACGCCCCCGCCGAGGGCAACCGCTTCTCCTTCAGCTGGGACGGCGTCCTCGACGGGGCGGACGCGCCGAACGGCTCGTACGCGGTGATGGCAGAGGCCGTGCTGCTCGACGGCACCGGCGAACCGGTCCACCAGGGCTGGCGCATGGACGTCGTCCGCACGATCAACACGCACGACTTCACCAACAACGGCTCCACCGACGTCCTCGCCCGTGACGCCTCCGGCGTGCTGTGGCGCGACGACCTGCGGGACCGGTCCGCGGACGGCCACGTCGAGACCGCCGGGCGCACCCGGATCGGCGCCGGGTGGAACACGTACAAGCAGATCGAGGCCGTCGGCGACCTCGCGGGCAACGAGGTCGCCGACCTCGTCGCCCTCGACGGCTCGGGCGTGCTCTGGCACTACCTCGGCAAGGGCTACGGCACCTTCGACACCAGGGTGAGGATCGGCGGCGGCTGGGGCGTCTACAACAAGCTGACCGGCGGCTCGGACCTCGACGGCGACGGCCGCACCGACCTCCTCGCCACGGACGCCTCCGGCGTGCTGTGGTTCTACAAGGGCACGGGCGACGCCGTGAAGCCGTTCGCGACCCGCGCCCGCGTCGGCGGCGGCTGGGGCGTCTACAACCAGCTCACCGCCGTCGGCAACATCGCCGGCACGGCCGCCGGGGACCTCGTCGCCCGCGACACCGCCGGCGTCCTCTGGCTCTACCAGGGCAACGGGAACGGCAACTTCACCACGCGCGTGCGGGTCGGCGGCGGCTGGGGCGCCTTCTCCCAGCTCGTGGGCGCCGGAGACGTCGACTCCGACGGCCGCCCCGACCTGATCGCGTATGGAGCGGGCGGCACGTACGTCTACCGCTCCACGGGCTCCGCCCTCACCCCGTTCAGCCGTCGGACGACGGACCTGTACGCGGGAGAGGGAACCAAGTTCAACAGCGTCGCCTGAGGACTCGGCGTCGCCTGAGGACTCTCCTAGTCCTCAAGGGGGACCCGGAAGGATCCGCATCGAGCGGGACGACCGGGTCTCCCGTCCCCCCGTACCGTTTCCGTGTGACCCAGACACAGACCCCCGAGACGAGCCGCAGCCCCGAGATCCGCCTGGCGCAGGTGGCCCTCGGCGGCCTGCGCCAGGAACTCTTCCACGACGCCTTCGCCTACCGGCCGCTGCCGCGCATGGACGTGGAGAGCAGGCCCCTGCGCTTCCTGCCGCGGCGGATACGCGTGTACGCGGGGTTGCTGCCGCACGCGGTCGTCGCCTTCATGGCGATGATCGTCTTCATCATCGGGATGGAGCGCTACCACGGCGCCATCGGCCCGATCGGGCTCGCGGCCGGCCTGGCGCCGGCCACGATCGTGCTGCTCACCCTGATCAGGCCGGTCCTCGCCTTCTGGGCCTCGATCGGCACGACGCCGTTCATCGGGTACATCGCAGGTTTCGGGACCGGCTGGCCCTGGGCGGCGAACTCCTTCGCCGCCCACCTCGTGGTCCTCGCCGTGGTGGCCGCCCGCACCCGGCCCCGCACCGCCGTGTGGATGTGGATCGGGACGGCCGGCTACGCGCTCTTCGCCGAGATGTTCCTCGGGATGGGTGGCGGCACCGACGCCCTCCCGATGCTGTTCGTCTCGGCCATGGTCCTGCTCACCGTCACCGTCTTCCAGGTCCGCCGCCAGGCCGACCGCGAGGTCACCGCCCAGCAGACCGTCACCGCCCAGGAGCGCTCCAAGCGGACCCTCCTGGAGGAGCGCACCACCATCGCCCGCGAGCTGCACGACGTCGTCGCCCACCACATGTCGGTGGTCGCCATCCAGGCCGAGGCCGCCCCGTACCGGGTCGAGAACCCGCCGCCGGAGCTGGAGCAGGCCTTCCTCACCATCCGCGAGAACGCCGTCGCCGCGCTCACCGAGCTGCGCCGCATCCTCGGTGTCGTCCGCGCCGAGGACTACGAGGCCCCCGACGCCCCGCAGCCGACCCTCGCCGACCTCGACGCGCTCGTCCGCAACGTCCAGGAGGCCGGGCTCGTCGTCGAGAAGACCGTGACCGGCGCCGTACGCGAGCTGCCGCAGGGCGTGGAGCTCTCCGCGTACCGGATCGTCCAGGAGGCCCTGTCGAACGTGCTGCGGCACGCGCCCGGCGCGGCCGCGAAGGTCGAGGTCAGCTACGTCCTCGGCGGTCTGGGCCTGCGCATCGCCAACGGACCGGCGCGCGGACTGGTCAAGCCCTCCCCGGGCGCCGGCCACGGCATCACCGGCATGCGGGAGCGTGTGACGATGCTCGGTGGGGAGATGACCGCCGAGGTCACCGAGGACGGTGGCTACGAGGTCGCGGCCTTCGTCCCCGTGAGCCGTGAGGAGAGTGACCAGTGATCCGCGTGCTGATCGTCGACGACCAGATGATGGTCCGCGAGGGCTTCTCGGTGCTGCTCGGCGCGATGCCGGACATCGAGGTCGTCGGCGAGGCCGTCAACGGCCGGGAGGCCGTCGCCCAGGTCGCCGCCCTCCATCCCGACGTGGTCCTCATGGACATCCGGATGCCCGAGCTGAACGGCATCGACGCCACCCGGGAGATCGTCGCCGCCGACGCCGACGCGAAGGTGCTCGTCCTGACCACCTTCGACCTCGACGAGTACGTCTACCAGGCGCTGCGCGCCGGGGCCTCCGGCTTCCTGCTCAAGGACGCCTCCGCCCGGCAGCTCGCGGACGGGGTGCGGGTCGTCGCGGCCGGCGAGGCGCTGCTCGCGCCGACCGTCACCAAGCGGCTGATCACCGAATTCGCGAAGGCGCCGGGGAGCTCTCCGCGCCCGCCGGCGATGGCGCAGATAGGGGAGCTGACGGAGCGGGAGACGGAGGTCCTGGTGCTCATCGCGCAGGGCCTGTCGAACTCCGAGATCGCCGAGCACCTCGTCGTCGCCGAGTCGACGATCAAGACGCATGTGAGCCGCATCCTGGTGAAGCTGGGGCTGCGCGACCGGACGCAGGCGGCGGTGTTCGCGTACGAGGCGGGTCTGGTGCGGGTCGGCGGGTAGTGCGGGTCCGGTGCGGGTCGGGGGGTAGGACCTCCAGGCAGTAGTGGGGCAGGGCCTCCAGGCGGTAGTAGCGTCCGGTCATGGACGTTGCCTTCGACCCCTGGTCCCCGGAGTTCGTCGCCGATCCCTACCCCGCCTACGCCGAGTTGCGCGCCACCGGCCGCGCCCACTGGTACGGGCGGACGCAGCAGTGGCTGATCCCGCACCACGAGGACGTGTCGGCGCTCCTCCGGGACCGGCGGCTCGGGCGGACGTACACCCACCGCTTCACCCACGAGGAGTTCGGCCGGGAGGCGCCGCCGGCGGCGTACGAGCCCTTCCACACGCTCAACGACCACGGGCTGCTCGATCTGGAGGCGGCCGACCACACCCGGATCCGGCGGCTCGTGTCGAAGGCCTTCACCCCGAGGACGGTGGAGCGCCTGGCGCCGACGGTACGCCGCCTCGCCGCCGATCTGGTGGGGGATCTGGTGGCGGCGGGCGGCGGCGACCTGCTCGCCTCGGTCGCCGAACCCCTCCCCGTCGCGGTGATCGCCGAGATGCTCGGCGTCCCCGAGGACGACGAGGAGCGGGGGCGGCTGCGGCCCTGGTCGGCGGCGATCTGCGGGATGTTCGAGCTGAACCCCTCGGAGGAGACGGCCCGGCGGGCGGTCGAGGCCTCCGTCGAGTTCTCGGACTATCTGCGGGAGCTGATCGCGCGGCGGCGGAAGAGCCCGGGGGACGATCTGATCTCGGCGCTCATCGGGGTGGAGGAGCTGACGGAGCAGGAGATGATCTCCACCTGCGTCCTGCTCCTGAACGCGGGCCACGAGGCCACCGTGAACACGACGGTCAACGGCTGGTGGACCCTGCTGAAGCACGACGTCCGTCCGGATCCCGAAAAGTTGTCCACAGCTGTGGAAGAACTTCTGCGCTACGACACCCCGCTCCAGATGTTCGAGCGCTGGGTCCTCGACGACATCGAGATCGGCGGCCAGGTCATCCCGCGCCGCTCCGAGGTCGCCCTCCTCTTCGGCTCC is a window encoding:
- a CDS encoding histidine kinase; amino-acid sequence: MTQTQTPETSRSPEIRLAQVALGGLRQELFHDAFAYRPLPRMDVESRPLRFLPRRIRVYAGLLPHAVVAFMAMIVFIIGMERYHGAIGPIGLAAGLAPATIVLLTLIRPVLAFWASIGTTPFIGYIAGFGTGWPWAANSFAAHLVVLAVVAARTRPRTAVWMWIGTAGYALFAEMFLGMGGGTDALPMLFVSAMVLLTVTVFQVRRQADREVTAQQTVTAQERSKRTLLEERTTIARELHDVVAHHMSVVAIQAEAAPYRVENPPPELEQAFLTIRENAVAALTELRRILGVVRAEDYEAPDAPQPTLADLDALVRNVQEAGLVVEKTVTGAVRELPQGVELSAYRIVQEALSNVLRHAPGAAAKVEVSYVLGGLGLRIANGPARGLVKPSPGAGHGITGMRERVTMLGGEMTAEVTEDGGYEVAAFVPVSREESDQ
- a CDS encoding response regulator transcription factor, which translates into the protein MIRVLIVDDQMMVREGFSVLLGAMPDIEVVGEAVNGREAVAQVAALHPDVVLMDIRMPELNGIDATREIVAADADAKVLVLTTFDLDEYVYQALRAGASGFLLKDASARQLADGVRVVAAGEALLAPTVTKRLITEFAKAPGSSPRPPAMAQIGELTERETEVLVLIAQGLSNSEIAEHLVVAESTIKTHVSRILVKLGLRDRTQAAVFAYEAGLVRVGG
- a CDS encoding VCBS repeat-containing protein, whose product is MQFRSTGTRSTRLAAAVTAVLAVTALGAGTLATAPTAFAATPAAVTAPAAQDDAVLPVYPEGMDLGGLGTSGFLAHSLGHDGSRKLLWTPYDGGAATSLQVPEDGGWTMGAGDVVVLGDDNWSAQMRSITLRNMATPSAPGVDIDLGALDGNYVAVLSPTSVLAQLTNAVGQAELHVVTKDGTTTTHRKISGLPANATDYFGSNAHDGSVLVGYETGPEFERTGGRALIDVAAGTATTTYASPESGYGFGGLEFSASHVTWFANEAGTGDYIASVDRATGEEKRTVLGAHDGEWYSTLVGDWLVYGNPTTPVRAVSLATGEVRQLMDSGSTAGSPGDGTAVVHGATAADGKGLFRIELAEDGTPKATKVADEAPLVDLKIEQVHVPDRVNLDQTGGEVTLGWTLSHREAYVDVTLTHMVTEKEYRTRVYAPAEGNRFSFSWDGVLDGADAPNGSYAVMAEAVLLDGTGEPVHQGWRMDVVRTINTHDFTNNGSTDVLARDASGVLWRDDLRDRSADGHVETAGRTRIGAGWNTYKQIEAVGDLAGNEVADLVALDGSGVLWHYLGKGYGTFDTRVRIGGGWGVYNKLTGGSDLDGDGRTDLLATDASGVLWFYKGTGDAVKPFATRARVGGGWGVYNQLTAVGNIAGTAAGDLVARDTAGVLWLYQGNGNGNFTTRVRVGGGWGAFSQLVGAGDVDSDGRPDLIAYGAGGTYVYRSTGSALTPFSRRTTDLYAGEGTKFNSVA
- a CDS encoding cytochrome P450, giving the protein MDVAFDPWSPEFVADPYPAYAELRATGRAHWYGRTQQWLIPHHEDVSALLRDRRLGRTYTHRFTHEEFGREAPPAAYEPFHTLNDHGLLDLEAADHTRIRRLVSKAFTPRTVERLAPTVRRLAADLVGDLVAAGGGDLLASVAEPLPVAVIAEMLGVPEDDEERGRLRPWSAAICGMFELNPSEETARRAVEASVEFSDYLRELIARRRKSPGDDLISALIGVEELTEQEMISTCVLLLNAGHEATVNTTVNGWWTLLKHDVRPDPEKLSTAVEELLRYDTPLQMFERWVLDDIEIGGQVIPRRSEVALLFGSANRDPARFGPTADELDLTRADNPHITFGAGIHYCLGAPLARLELEAVFGELLRRAPGLRLAVEPVWKPGYVIRGFEELLVEL
- a CDS encoding alpha/beta hydrolase, with product MPDPAARDAAEESSAFSHPAVPPDVSAAYGDHPDQVIDFYAPRGGRTRAPLVVALHGGAWRAPYDRQHLTPFVDFLARRGFAVANVEYRRGSGIPRQGGATPVAGRWPETFDDVAAALDALPELAAVHLPQADTGRIVLTGHSAGGQLALWAAARHVLPVGSPWRLPAPPALRGVVALAPIAHFGRSVELGVCGGAVTELLGGPSSYEERAAHTDPSVLLPTGIATTVVQGRTDVDVPYTVADAYAEAAAKAGETVGVTLLEEVGHFPLIDPAADACAVVAEEIAQLAW